The following coding sequences lie in one Eschrichtius robustus isolate mEscRob2 chromosome 10, mEscRob2.pri, whole genome shotgun sequence genomic window:
- the LOC137770958 gene encoding putative CENPB DNA-binding domain-containing protein 1, translating to MSGSKRKSSGDAAGTAKKCQAITMETKVKIIERVEHGEKMVGITSSYNMNCSTNNMILKNKDKIMEHVQSAVPMMSTILSKKCGKVMEKMEQLLSVWMQNQHQHRVLLSLMLIQEKAKSLYKDLKKKHGEESEGTSFKASHRWFHRFKARANLQGKAGKAARV from the coding sequence atgtctggaagcaagcgtaaaagcagtggtgacGCAGCTGGTACTGCTAAAAAGTGCCAAGCAataacgatggaaacaaaagtgaaaataattgagagagtggagcatGGTGAAAAGATGGTAGGCATCACTAGTTCTTATAACATGAATTGTTCAACCAACAACAtgattctaaagaacaaggacaagatcatggaacatgtgcaGTCTGCTGTGCCGATGATGTCAACAATACTATCGAAAAAgtgtggaaaagtgatggagaagaTGGAGCAACTTCTCAGCGTGTGGATGCAGAATCAGCATCAGCATCGAGTCCTgctcagcttaatgctgattcaagagaaagctaaaagcctttataaagacttgaagaagaaacatggggaagaatcagagggcacatcttttaaggCCAGCCAccgctggtttcatcggttcaaggctagagccaaccttcaAGGCAAGGCTGGCAAGGCAGCGAGAGTGTAG